One Paucidesulfovibrio longus DSM 6739 genomic window carries:
- a CDS encoding ArsR/SmtB family transcription factor — translation MNDSCELDELILVMKALADPGRVLMLKLMEERALCVCELRHCLELAQPTVSRHLKVLEQAGLVERRRDGQWVEYSLAEQAPVFAATMLAELRGWLAGDVRLERMREMLQGVDRATVCAS, via the coding sequence ATGAACGATTCTTGCGAACTGGATGAACTCATTCTGGTGATGAAGGCGCTGGCCGACCCCGGACGGGTGCTCATGCTCAAGCTCATGGAAGAGCGGGCGCTTTGCGTCTGCGAGCTTCGGCATTGTCTGGAACTGGCCCAGCCAACGGTCTCGCGGCATCTCAAGGTGCTGGAGCAGGCCGGACTGGTGGAACGGCGAAGAGACGGCCAGTGGGTAGAATATTCCCTGGCGGAGCAGGCTCCCGTCTTCGCCGCGACCATGCTTGCCGAACTGCGCGGCTGGCTGGCCGGGGATGTCCGCCTGGAGAGGATGCGCGAGATGCTCCAAGGCGTGGACAGGGCCACGGTCTGCGCAAGCTAG